In Pseudobythopirellula maris, a single window of DNA contains:
- a CDS encoding DUF695 domain-containing protein, translated as MPLWKLQPVKQLLKDDQWAVAEIQHTSGPGLIRFRQPVLAPRDCRSHPHRLSITWAYAEEGSGQQLPDNEVGQEMGRFEDHLTAAVEADAHAVLTGVLTFDGARQWVFYTRDVSEFADRLSRIPDYHGEPYPIELETDYDATWSYLRDQILGGVDTGA; from the coding sequence ATGCCCCTTTGGAAGTTACAACCCGTTAAGCAACTGCTCAAGGACGACCAGTGGGCTGTGGCGGAAATCCAACACACATCTGGCCCCGGCTTGATCCGCTTCCGTCAGCCAGTTCTCGCTCCTCGCGACTGCCGTTCCCATCCACACCGACTCTCGATTACGTGGGCGTATGCGGAGGAAGGTTCGGGCCAACAACTACCGGACAACGAGGTCGGCCAAGAGATGGGGCGTTTTGAAGACCATTTGACCGCTGCGGTTGAAGCCGATGCTCACGCCGTTCTCACTGGGGTGCTGACTTTTGATGGTGCGCGTCAATGGGTGTTCTACACACGTGATGTTTCTGAGTTTGCCGATCGACTCTCGCGTATTCCCGATTATCACGGCGAACCATATCCAATCGAGTTGGAAACGGATTATGACGCAACGTGGAGCTATCTTCGCGACCAGATACTTGGAGGCGTAGACACCGGGGCATAA